A region from the Streptomyces lydicus genome encodes:
- a CDS encoding family 2B encapsulin nanocompartment shell protein, whose product MSVPDSVTGSAAEEPALEPSADSALTSLSTRAARQLATTTKSEPQMQAITSRWLLKTLPWVDVKGGTYRVNRRLQLRVGRGRVQFEQNGADDIRVIPQTLTELPALRGYDDAGVLSELAGRFRVREVRAGQVLFEAGQPATEAYLVVHGRFVRYTAGKYGEEEVIGVVTDGDQMGDEAIGRPDPLWLSSVRAETSGVLMVLPWDVIRELTDRVPSLAAHLAAYAELQQRPANRRGEAEVPVAAGHVGEPTLSGGFVDYDLAPREYELSLTQTVLRVHSRVADLYNEPMDQTQQQLRLTVEEIRERQEWEMVNNREFGLLHNADYGQRISTYTGPPTPDDMDELLSMRRKTRLFLAHPKAIAAFFRQCNKRGLVPGTANVDGHEVPAWRGVPIFPCGKIPVSDANTSSIIALRTGEADQGVVGLYQTGIPEEFQPGLNVRFMGVDDAAIIKYLVTAYYSMAILVPDAAGVLENVQIGRSSD is encoded by the coding sequence GTGTCCGTACCGGACAGTGTCACCGGTTCCGCTGCCGAGGAGCCCGCTCTCGAACCATCCGCAGACAGCGCGCTCACCAGCCTCAGTACCCGGGCCGCGCGCCAGCTGGCGACCACCACCAAGTCCGAGCCCCAGATGCAGGCCATCACCTCGCGGTGGCTGCTGAAGACGCTGCCGTGGGTGGACGTCAAGGGCGGTACATACCGGGTCAACCGTCGTCTGCAACTCCGTGTCGGCCGGGGGCGTGTCCAGTTCGAGCAGAACGGTGCGGACGACATCAGGGTGATCCCGCAGACGCTCACGGAGCTGCCCGCCCTGCGTGGTTACGACGATGCCGGGGTGCTCAGCGAGCTCGCGGGCCGCTTCCGGGTCCGTGAAGTGCGGGCCGGCCAGGTGCTCTTCGAGGCAGGGCAGCCCGCCACCGAGGCGTATCTCGTCGTCCACGGCCGGTTCGTCCGCTACACCGCCGGCAAGTACGGCGAGGAGGAAGTCATCGGTGTCGTCACGGACGGCGACCAGATGGGGGACGAGGCGATCGGGCGGCCCGACCCGCTGTGGCTGAGCTCGGTGCGGGCCGAGACCTCCGGCGTGCTGATGGTGCTGCCCTGGGACGTGATCCGGGAGTTGACCGACCGGGTGCCGTCGCTGGCCGCACACCTGGCGGCGTACGCGGAGCTGCAGCAGCGTCCCGCGAACCGCCGGGGCGAGGCGGAGGTTCCGGTCGCGGCGGGGCACGTCGGCGAGCCGACGCTTTCCGGCGGCTTCGTCGACTACGACCTCGCCCCGCGCGAGTACGAACTCTCCCTGACCCAGACCGTGCTCCGGGTGCACAGCCGGGTCGCCGATCTCTACAACGAGCCCATGGACCAGACCCAGCAGCAACTCCGGCTCACCGTCGAGGAGATCCGCGAGCGCCAGGAATGGGAGATGGTCAACAACCGGGAGTTCGGGCTGCTGCACAACGCCGACTACGGCCAGCGCATCAGCACCTACACCGGCCCGCCCACCCCCGATGACATGGACGAGCTGTTGTCCATGCGCCGCAAGACGCGGCTGTTCCTGGCCCACCCGAAGGCGATCGCCGCCTTCTTCCGGCAGTGCAACAAGCGCGGTCTGGTGCCGGGGACCGCGAACGTCGACGGGCACGAGGTCCCCGCCTGGCGCGGCGTCCCGATTTTCCCGTGCGGCAAGATCCCGGTCAGCGACGCGAACACCAGCAGCATCATCGCGCTGCGCACCGGCGAGGCGGACCAGGGGGTCGTCGGTCTGTACCAGACCGGTATCCCCGAGGAGTTCCAGCCCGGCCTGAACGTCCGCTTCATGGGCGTCGACGACGCCGCCATCATCAAATACCTGGTCACCGCCTATTACTCGATGGCCATCCTCGTGCCCGACGCGGCCGGCGTCCTGGAGAACGTCCAGATCGGCCGGAGCAGCGACTGA
- a CDS encoding SDR family oxidoreductase, with protein MKVLIIGGSGFLGTELVRQATAAGWETAATYCSRPGTIPGALWHQLDLRAPGHIDEVLAAVDPGAVINATSGNGDWAVTAEGAIRLAMAAAKRGCRLVHVSSDAVFSGSRIHYDETCLPDPVTPYGAAKATAETAVRLLAPAAAVARTSLIIGYGTSVHERLVHALAADAHDGVLFTDDIRCPVHFEDLASALRQLAVSDQAGVFHLAGADALSRYELGVLIAQRDGLDARLLPAGRRADSQVPGALDVRLDSSATQRRLHTRLRGAREFLQAR; from the coding sequence ATGAAGGTCCTGATCATCGGCGGCAGCGGGTTCCTGGGGACGGAGCTCGTGCGCCAGGCGACGGCCGCGGGCTGGGAGACAGCCGCAACGTACTGCTCCCGCCCAGGAACCATCCCCGGGGCTTTGTGGCATCAGCTCGATCTTCGGGCCCCTGGCCACATCGACGAGGTGCTGGCCGCGGTTGACCCCGGTGCCGTCATCAACGCAACCAGTGGAAACGGCGACTGGGCGGTCACGGCCGAGGGCGCGATCCGCCTGGCGATGGCCGCGGCGAAACGCGGTTGCCGACTGGTCCACGTCTCCAGCGACGCGGTGTTCTCCGGTTCGCGGATTCACTACGACGAGACCTGCTTGCCCGACCCGGTCACCCCGTATGGCGCGGCCAAGGCCACCGCCGAGACGGCCGTGCGGCTTCTGGCGCCGGCCGCCGCGGTCGCACGCACTTCGTTGATCATCGGGTACGGCACATCCGTGCACGAGCGACTGGTCCATGCCCTGGCTGCCGATGCACACGACGGTGTCCTGTTCACCGATGACATCCGCTGCCCGGTGCACTTCGAAGATCTGGCCTCCGCTCTGCGGCAACTCGCAGTGTCCGACCAGGCCGGGGTATTCCACCTCGCCGGAGCCGATGCCCTCAGCCGGTACGAACTCGGCGTTCTCATCGCTCAACGTGACGGACTCGACGCACGCCTGCTGCCTGCCGGACGTCGGGCCGACAGCCAAGTGCCCGGGGCACTCGACGTCCGCCTCGACAGCAGTGCCACCCAGAGACGCTTACACACACGGCTGCGTGGGGCCCGGGAGTTCCTTCAAGCCCGGTAA
- a CDS encoding ABC transporter ATP-binding protein yields MSQTITDHAAEFSGVSKSFHQVKAVDGLELSVGRGRITALLGPNGSGKSTLIDMLLGLLRPDHGRVEVFGKAPDAAVRAGLVGAMRQDGAFPASAKVREVLELARRLYPRPALLSELTEVADIGGLLSRRVDRLSGGQLQRVRFAFAAAGAPGLLVLDEPTAAMDVEARARFWEGIRSWAERGRSVLFSTHYLEEADAAADRIVVMNRGRILAEGTGEEIKRTVGRRTVSFRTDGPPPAGVELLPGVCGVERRHDRVRLYTTDSDATVHAVLSGDFAARDLELSGSSLEEAFRALTTGTAHQAVQEVKH; encoded by the coding sequence ATGTCACAGACGATCACAGATCACGCGGCGGAGTTCTCCGGCGTGTCCAAGAGTTTTCATCAGGTGAAGGCGGTCGACGGGCTGGAGTTGTCGGTGGGCCGGGGCAGGATCACCGCGCTGCTCGGCCCCAACGGGTCGGGGAAGTCCACGTTGATCGACATGCTTCTGGGCCTGCTGCGTCCGGACCACGGGCGGGTCGAGGTGTTCGGCAAGGCACCCGATGCGGCCGTACGGGCCGGGCTGGTCGGGGCGATGCGGCAGGACGGGGCCTTTCCCGCCAGTGCCAAGGTCCGCGAGGTTCTGGAGCTGGCACGACGGCTCTATCCACGGCCCGCGTTACTGAGCGAGCTGACCGAAGTGGCCGATATAGGAGGCCTGTTGAGCCGACGTGTGGACCGGCTGTCGGGCGGTCAGCTGCAGCGGGTGCGCTTCGCCTTCGCGGCCGCGGGCGCGCCCGGCCTGCTCGTGCTCGACGAGCCGACGGCCGCCATGGACGTCGAGGCCCGGGCGCGGTTCTGGGAAGGCATCAGGAGCTGGGCCGAGCGCGGCCGTAGCGTGCTCTTCTCCACCCATTACCTGGAGGAGGCCGACGCCGCGGCCGACCGGATCGTGGTGATGAACCGGGGCAGGATCCTGGCCGAAGGAACCGGCGAGGAGATCAAGCGGACGGTGGGCAGACGCACGGTCAGCTTCCGCACGGACGGTCCGCCGCCGGCCGGAGTGGAGTTACTGCCCGGCGTCTGCGGCGTGGAGCGGCGGCACGACAGGGTCCGGCTGTACACGACCGACTCGGACGCAACCGTCCACGCCGTGCTGTCCGGCGACTTCGCGGCCCGCGATCTCGAACTGTCCGGGAGCAGCCTCGAAGAGGCCTTCCGCGCGCTCACCACCGGGACCGCTCACCAGGCCGTACAGGAGGTGAAGCACTGA
- a CDS encoding LysR family transcriptional regulator has protein sequence MELRHLRCLVAIVDAGGFTDAAIDLGISQAAVSRTLGSLEDSLGVRLLHRTSRNVLPTTAGVQVLARARTVLAEADNLIREATTGHTRLRIGHAWSAMGRHTAEYQRRWAARHPDVELHLVRTNSPTGGLAEGLCDLAVVRTAFDDARFASAVVGRERRYCAMADDDPWVTRRSIALADIRERTLLIDRRTGTTTADLWPASARPVVEYTQDIDDWLALITTGRSVGITPESTVNQYRRDGIVFRRLRDATPIAVHLIWRRQDPHPATHAAVALLTDLYQRGK, from the coding sequence ATGGAACTGCGACATCTGCGCTGTCTGGTGGCGATCGTCGACGCCGGTGGCTTCACCGATGCCGCCATCGATCTCGGCATCTCCCAGGCGGCGGTGTCCCGCACGCTCGGTTCGCTGGAGGACTCCCTGGGGGTACGGCTGTTGCACCGCACCAGCAGGAACGTCCTCCCCACCACCGCCGGCGTCCAGGTGCTGGCGCGCGCCCGCACGGTGCTCGCCGAGGCCGACAACCTCATCCGCGAAGCCACCACCGGCCACACCCGGCTGCGCATCGGCCACGCATGGTCGGCCATGGGCCGGCACACCGCCGAGTACCAGCGTCGTTGGGCCGCCCGCCACCCCGACGTCGAGCTGCATCTGGTCCGCACCAACTCGCCCACCGGCGGCCTGGCGGAGGGCTTGTGCGACCTGGCCGTGGTGCGTACCGCCTTCGATGACGCGCGCTTCGCCAGTGCCGTCGTCGGGCGGGAACGCCGCTACTGCGCCATGGCCGACGACGACCCCTGGGTCACCCGCCGCTCCATCGCCCTGGCCGACATCCGCGAACGCACCCTCCTCATCGACCGGCGCACCGGCACCACCACGGCCGACCTGTGGCCCGCGTCCGCGCGTCCCGTCGTGGAATACACCCAGGACATCGATGACTGGCTCGCGCTGATCACCACGGGCCGCAGCGTCGGGATCACCCCCGAGAGCACCGTCAACCAGTACCGGCGCGACGGGATCGTCTTCCGGCGGCTACGCGATGCCACGCCCATCGCGGTCCACCTCATCTGGCGACGCCAAGACCCGCATCCGGCGACCCACGCTGCCGTGGCCCTGCTGACCGACCTCTATCAACGGGGGAAGTGA
- a CDS encoding family 2 encapsulin nanocompartment cargo protein terpene cyclase, producing the protein MSTSPDTAAGFSLPGPPNLARTVRARRGGAVPGLRYRPAVPADPEKAKEIDRRLEAWARRLDLFPDRWTGDFAQFQVGRAVVLQHPGAADLEHLTVAGELLLAENIVDSCYCEEDEGRGAARRGLGGRLVIAQSALDPFHGPPGLEEEWRRGVQADGPLRSYHWALKDYAALATPSQTDRFVHDVARLHLGYLAEASWAETRHVPRVWEYLVMRQFNNFRPCLSLVDAVDGYELPEALYARPEVQRVTALACNATTIVNDLYSFTKELASDPTHLNLPQVVAAHDKRGLKAAYLKSVEIHNQVMEAFETESAPLAALSPLLERYLRGLAAWVSGNHEWHATNTDRYQLPNYW; encoded by the coding sequence ATGAGCACGTCCCCCGACACCGCCGCCGGGTTCTCGTTGCCCGGCCCGCCGAACCTCGCCCGCACCGTACGGGCCCGACGCGGCGGGGCCGTCCCCGGGCTGAGGTACCGGCCCGCCGTCCCCGCCGACCCGGAAAAGGCCAAGGAGATCGACCGCAGGCTGGAGGCCTGGGCCCGCCGGCTGGATCTCTTCCCGGACCGGTGGACCGGGGACTTCGCACAGTTCCAGGTCGGCCGGGCCGTCGTCCTGCAGCATCCCGGTGCGGCCGATCTCGAACACCTCACCGTCGCCGGTGAGTTGCTGCTGGCGGAGAACATCGTCGACAGCTGTTACTGCGAGGAGGACGAAGGCCGCGGAGCCGCGCGCCGCGGTCTGGGCGGCCGGCTGGTCATCGCCCAGTCGGCGCTCGATCCCTTCCACGGCCCCCCCGGGCTGGAGGAGGAGTGGCGCCGCGGCGTGCAGGCCGACGGGCCCCTGCGTTCGTACCACTGGGCCCTGAAGGACTACGCCGCTCTCGCCACTCCCAGCCAGACGGACCGGTTCGTCCATGACGTCGCCCGGCTGCATCTCGGCTATCTCGCCGAGGCCTCCTGGGCGGAGACCCGGCACGTACCGCGGGTCTGGGAGTACCTGGTGATGCGGCAGTTCAACAACTTCCGCCCCTGCCTGTCCCTCGTCGACGCCGTGGACGGCTACGAACTGCCCGAAGCGCTCTACGCCCGTCCCGAGGTCCAGCGGGTCACGGCGCTGGCCTGCAACGCCACGACCATCGTCAATGACCTGTACTCCTTCACCAAGGAGTTGGCGAGTGACCCGACCCACCTGAACCTGCCGCAAGTGGTGGCCGCCCACGACAAGCGCGGCCTGAAGGCCGCCTATCTGAAGAGCGTCGAGATCCACAACCAGGTCATGGAGGCGTTCGAGACGGAGTCGGCGCCGCTGGCCGCCCTCTCGCCCCTCCTCGAAAGGTACCTCCGGGGCCTGGCCGCCTGGGTCTCCGGCAACCACGAGTGGCACGCCACCAACACCGACCGCTACCAGCTGCCGAACTACTGGTAG
- a CDS encoding ABC transporter permease — translation MLTRHYLRFELRRLRRDPKFVVLTVAMPALLYLMFSTVGGPGAPGAGYAPDAAVMAGMACHGVLMVTLTNGVNIALDRNIGWAAQLRTTPLRATQIVIGKGGSGLLLSLLSLLAVFLIGGTAHGIRLSAAQWLEIGAITWLGSLPFALLGMALGFLVSPTTSGPTVMACVIGMSALGGLWVPARLFPESLQHVSEALPTNHWVHLSQALLEGGASRMSELSDLAVLGGWTVGFALLAGFAFRREVTR, via the coding sequence ATGCTGACGCGCCATTACCTCCGCTTCGAACTGCGGCGGTTGCGCCGCGATCCGAAGTTCGTGGTTCTCACCGTGGCGATGCCGGCGCTGCTGTACCTGATGTTCTCCACGGTCGGCGGTCCGGGCGCTCCGGGGGCCGGGTACGCCCCGGATGCCGCGGTCATGGCCGGTATGGCCTGTCATGGAGTGCTGATGGTGACCCTCACCAACGGGGTCAACATCGCACTCGACCGGAACATCGGCTGGGCCGCACAGCTGCGTACCACTCCGCTGCGCGCGACGCAGATAGTCATCGGCAAGGGGGGCAGCGGCCTGCTGCTCTCTCTGCTCTCGCTGCTCGCCGTCTTCCTGATCGGCGGGACGGCACACGGCATCCGGCTGAGCGCTGCCCAGTGGCTGGAGATCGGCGCGATCACCTGGCTGGGCAGCCTGCCCTTCGCCCTGCTGGGCATGGCCCTGGGTTTCCTCGTCTCGCCCACCACCAGCGGTCCCACCGTCATGGCCTGCGTCATCGGCATGTCCGCGCTGGGCGGGCTGTGGGTACCGGCACGGCTGTTCCCTGAATCCCTCCAACACGTGTCCGAGGCGCTGCCCACCAATCACTGGGTCCACCTCAGTCAGGCCCTCCTGGAGGGTGGGGCATCCCGTATGTCGGAGCTGTCGGACCTTGCCGTGCTGGGGGGCTGGACGGTGGGCTTCGCGCTGTTGGCCGGCTTTGCCTTCCGGCGGGAGGTGACGCGTTGA